The following proteins are co-located in the Legionella busanensis genome:
- a CDS encoding class I SAM-dependent DNA methyltransferase, whose product MTQKNPSTYLDLCTEVYELSKPNITLDAYQFYRSYAIEAGGPILEPMCGTGRFLLPLFEEGFDIYGFDASESMLKKLHEKAASKNLKPTVWKGFIEELERKEKYKLIFIPTGSFGLITEPQIIQDTVKLIYDHLEPNGLFVFEVETSTAIGKELGIWHGSRWPLVDGKIILMSQLIALEDEICCAIAKYELVEGNQVIQTEIEDYKIRLYNEPAFLVNLLDSIGFSNLRLVKAFDRSASPKKDDMSIVFECRK is encoded by the coding sequence ATGACTCAGAAGAATCCCAGCACTTACCTTGACCTTTGCACAGAAGTCTATGAGCTAAGCAAGCCCAATATAACACTAGATGCTTATCAGTTTTATCGAAGCTATGCTATAGAGGCAGGAGGCCCTATTTTAGAACCAATGTGTGGTACAGGTCGTTTTTTATTGCCTTTATTTGAAGAGGGATTCGATATTTATGGTTTTGATGCAAGCGAGTCTATGTTAAAAAAATTACATGAGAAAGCAGCATCTAAAAATCTTAAACCTACTGTTTGGAAAGGGTTTATAGAAGAGCTAGAAAGAAAAGAAAAATATAAATTAATTTTTATTCCTACTGGTTCATTTGGCTTAATAACTGAGCCTCAAATTATTCAAGACACAGTAAAATTAATTTACGATCATTTAGAGCCAAACGGTCTTTTTGTATTTGAAGTGGAAACTTCAACTGCTATTGGCAAGGAGCTAGGTATTTGGCATGGCTCTAGATGGCCCTTAGTAGATGGTAAAATTATTTTAATGAGCCAACTTATTGCACTGGAGGATGAAATCTGCTGCGCAATTGCTAAATATGAACTGGTTGAGGGTAATCAAGTTATCCAGACAGAAATTGAAGATTATAAGATTCGCCTTTATAATGAGCCCGCATTTTTAGTTAATTTGTTAGATTCAATTGGATTTAGTAATTTGCGTCTGGTTAAAGCCTTCGATCGGTCTGCTTCTCCGAAAAAGGATGATATGAGCATTGTGTTTGAATGTAGAAAATAA
- a CDS encoding PIN domain-containing protein, with protein sequence MPLLGNCLIFLDTGFFTNYKPNDNLYDEVWKRAKNDGLKLCTSWICIEEWKSQKIKHLTKFLKDMRDQQIYHCRQNFFSQKLILEPLYAEFENEAYVRDKVEYLLQDFLKSNKIKIYPAKDEHIPSTWNGYFTGAPPFQKIKNKEDLPDAWVFEGAKNALNDPEHNAFELKYCISTDGALSKYLSELGYTSIKLNELIEILRKEELEVVDEPVVQPQQQVILVNDEIEMGPLDKLLTKTVLIQDSEIYLRLLGYLVALDAPTHETLLTMVSSRGYDSKRVEACAVMLSGEPNPYIKDLGTHYIVGNKEVCHAASERVMDEIIGMLE encoded by the coding sequence ATGCCATTATTAGGGAATTGTCTAATTTTCTTAGATACTGGTTTTTTCACAAATTACAAACCTAACGATAACCTTTATGATGAAGTATGGAAACGTGCCAAAAATGATGGTTTGAAATTATGCACTTCTTGGATATGTATTGAAGAATGGAAAAGCCAAAAAATCAAGCACCTCACTAAATTCTTAAAAGATATGAGAGACCAGCAGATTTATCATTGTAGGCAAAATTTCTTTTCTCAAAAGTTAATTTTAGAACCATTATATGCTGAGTTCGAGAACGAGGCCTATGTGCGTGATAAAGTAGAATATTTACTTCAAGATTTCTTAAAATCAAACAAAATTAAAATATATCCTGCAAAAGACGAACATATTCCTTCAACTTGGAATGGATATTTCACGGGGGCTCCTCCTTTTCAGAAAATAAAAAATAAAGAAGATTTACCTGATGCTTGGGTATTTGAAGGTGCGAAAAACGCACTGAATGATCCTGAACACAATGCATTTGAATTAAAATACTGTATTTCTACTGATGGTGCATTGTCCAAATATCTCAGTGAATTAGGTTATACCTCTATTAAATTGAATGAATTAATTGAAATCTTGCGGAAAGAAGAACTCGAAGTTGTCGACGAGCCAGTAGTTCAGCCTCAACAGCAAGTGATATTAGTGAATGATGAAATTGAAATGGGACCTCTTGATAAGCTCTTAACAAAAACGGTTCTTATACAAGATAGTGAAATTTATTTGCGACTATTAGGCTATTTAGTAGCATTAGATGCCCCAACCCATGAGACTCTCTTAACCATGGTAAGTTCAAGAGGGTACGACTCTAAACGTGTAGAAGCTTGTGCAGTAATGCTTTCAGGAGAGCCTAATCCTTATATTAAAGATCTTGGAACACATTATATTGTTGGGAATAAAGAAGTTTGTCATGCTGCTAGTGAAAGAGTGATGGATGAAATCATTGGAATGTTGGAGTAA
- the rpoD gene encoding RNA polymerase sigma factor RpoD — translation MTTNEQEQQRSQITKVISLGREQNYLTYAQINDLLPNIVDTEHFDVIISMLEGMNIKVFETPPSDDELALLGNTEEVPEDVEEAAAVLASVDKETGRTTDPVRMYMREMGTVELLTREGEIRIAKRIEEGIYQVLKSLAHYPETVQLVLDDYDSVLREEMRLSEIISGFSDSDEEAPASSIGSMLDEVQADPDILDDVALDEVEEDEDGEGGITEADDGPNPEQAKIYFDELREAYEKAMLALRANGRHNADTVELLEAMSESFLKLKLTSRQVDKLTRHFRQLRNHIREFERNIMRLCIEKARIPRKLFIDTFPGQETDPKWLDTIIAKHGKKLDLVRIESYQDEIKRIQAKLASFEEEYGLTISEIKDINKKMSIGEAKARRAKKEMVEANLRLVISIAKKYTNRGLQFLDLIQEGNIGLMKAVDKFEYRRGYKFSTYATWWIRQAITRSIADQARTIRIPVHMIETINKLNRISRQILQETGREATPEELAEKMDLSEDKIRKVLKIAKEPISMETPVGDDDDSHLGDFIEDNNIDSPIDMATAEGLREATLEILETLTPREAKVLRMRFGIEMNTDHTLEEVGKQFDVTRERIRQIEAKALRKLRHPSRSEKLRSFLEGDDD, via the coding sequence ATGACTACAAACGAACAAGAGCAACAGCGCTCCCAAATCACGAAAGTGATTAGTTTGGGTAGAGAACAAAATTACTTAACCTACGCCCAAATTAATGACTTATTACCTAATATTGTTGATACTGAACATTTTGATGTCATTATTAGCATGTTAGAAGGCATGAATATTAAAGTATTTGAAACGCCTCCTAGCGATGATGAATTAGCTCTTTTAGGTAACACCGAGGAAGTACCTGAAGACGTTGAAGAAGCAGCAGCTGTTCTCGCTTCTGTGGATAAAGAAACAGGTCGAACGACTGATCCTGTTCGTATGTATATGCGTGAAATGGGTACTGTCGAATTATTAACTCGTGAGGGTGAAATTCGCATTGCCAAGCGAATTGAAGAAGGTATTTATCAAGTCCTTAAATCACTCGCACATTATCCTGAAACCGTTCAATTAGTTTTAGATGATTATGACAGCGTATTGCGTGAAGAAATGCGCTTAAGTGAAATTATCAGCGGCTTTTCCGATAGTGATGAAGAAGCGCCTGCATCAAGCATTGGTTCTATGTTAGATGAAGTCCAAGCGGACCCTGATATACTCGATGACGTGGCTTTAGATGAAGTCGAGGAAGATGAAGACGGCGAAGGTGGTATTACTGAGGCAGATGATGGCCCTAATCCTGAGCAAGCCAAGATTTATTTTGATGAATTACGTGAAGCTTATGAGAAAGCTATGCTTGCCTTGCGAGCCAACGGACGTCATAACGCTGACACAGTCGAACTACTTGAAGCGATGTCAGAGTCCTTTTTAAAGCTTAAATTAACCTCACGACAAGTGGATAAATTAACTCGGCATTTCCGCCAGCTACGTAATCATATTCGTGAATTTGAGCGCAATATTATGCGTTTGTGCATCGAAAAAGCACGTATTCCACGTAAACTCTTTATCGATACATTCCCAGGTCAAGAAACTGATCCAAAATGGCTTGATACCATTATTGCTAAACATGGCAAAAAATTAGATTTAGTGCGGATTGAAAGCTACCAAGATGAAATAAAACGTATCCAAGCAAAACTTGCTTCCTTTGAAGAAGAATATGGCCTAACAATTAGCGAAATCAAAGATATTAATAAGAAAATGTCTATTGGCGAAGCGAAAGCTAGACGTGCTAAAAAGGAAATGGTCGAAGCAAATTTACGCCTCGTTATTTCTATTGCTAAAAAATACACTAACCGTGGCCTGCAGTTCTTAGATTTAATTCAAGAAGGCAATATTGGCTTAATGAAGGCAGTTGATAAATTTGAATACCGCCGTGGCTATAAGTTTTCTACTTACGCTACTTGGTGGATTCGCCAAGCTATCACCCGTTCTATTGCCGATCAAGCGCGTACTATTCGCATACCTGTGCATATGATAGAAACGATTAATAAACTTAATCGCATCTCTCGCCAAATTCTGCAAGAAACAGGTCGCGAAGCAACGCCTGAAGAGCTTGCTGAGAAAATGGACTTAAGTGAAGATAAAATTCGTAAAGTCTTAAAAATTGCTAAAGAGCCCATCTCTATGGAAACGCCTGTAGGCGATGATGATGACTCTCATTTAGGTGACTTTATTGAAGACAATAATATTGACTCACCAATTGACATGGCAACAGCAGAAGGCTTACGCGAAGCAACCTTAGAAATCTTAGAAACATTGACTCCGCGAGAAGCGAAAGTACTACGTATGCGTTTTGGTATCGAAATGAATACGGATCACACGCTTGAAGAAGTGGGTAAACAATTTGACGTAACACGTGAACGTATTCGCCAGATTGAAGCAAAAGCCTTAAGAAAGCTACGCCACCCTTCTCGCTCAGAGAAGTTACGCAGCTTCTTAGAAGGAGACGATGATTAA
- the dnaG gene encoding DNA primase: MSGLIPRPFLDELLHRTDLVELIDSYVPLKKRGNSYTACCPFHNEKTPSFNVVAKKQFYHCFGCGASGNAISFVMGYLNQGFIDAVETLAARLGMQVPREQNQEKIQQSLSLYQLLTKVTQYYQKSLKNAPNEVIDYLRNRGLTGEIAKQFQLGYAPSGWHTLEQEFKDYKADLITTGMLVKKEDSKTYDRYRHRIMFPIHDRNGRIIGFGGRAIDKEQKPKYLNSPETIIFQKNRELYGLHQVLQQKVPISTILIVEGYLDVIALAQFGISNAVAALGTAASSYHIQLLSKHTKQVIFCFDGDEAGRQAAWRALENSLPFLDNNLDARFVFLPEGHDPDSLVRSEGKEKFLERLSHAIPLSQYFFDTLAQTIDMQSVAGRSQLISEAKPFLSIMPESTYKQLLLDELALRTRIENHRLSQILTAESIPSPKIQTTIHRSPLRLAIALLLQHPEIYSLCKDYIDLAALDTGEQHLLQQLIKQIAANPNTNTATLIEQWRNTAVFDSFNKLASWELEIAENALTTEFIDILNFMQKQNLEHKINEYIEKSRKQGLTETERLLLQKLLQQRHRTATDKK; this comes from the coding sequence ATGTCCGGCTTAATACCGAGACCTTTTCTTGATGAATTACTTCATCGTACTGATTTAGTAGAATTAATTGATAGCTATGTGCCTCTAAAAAAGAGAGGTAATAGCTACACCGCTTGCTGCCCATTTCATAACGAAAAAACACCTTCATTTAATGTTGTTGCTAAAAAACAGTTTTATCATTGCTTTGGTTGCGGGGCGAGTGGTAATGCAATTAGTTTTGTGATGGGTTATTTAAATCAAGGATTTATCGACGCTGTTGAAACGTTAGCGGCACGATTAGGTATGCAAGTACCTCGTGAGCAAAACCAGGAAAAAATTCAGCAATCTTTAAGTTTGTATCAACTTTTAACTAAAGTTACCCAATATTATCAAAAATCCTTAAAAAATGCGCCTAATGAAGTCATTGATTATTTACGCAACCGCGGTTTAACAGGTGAGATAGCCAAACAATTTCAACTCGGTTATGCCCCTTCTGGCTGGCATACACTAGAACAAGAATTTAAAGATTATAAAGCTGACTTGATTACAACAGGCATGCTGGTCAAAAAAGAAGATAGCAAAACCTATGATCGTTACCGCCATCGGATTATGTTTCCTATTCACGATAGAAACGGACGCATCATTGGTTTTGGTGGCAGAGCAATTGATAAAGAACAAAAACCTAAATATTTAAATTCACCTGAAACTATTATTTTTCAAAAAAACCGTGAATTATATGGCTTGCACCAAGTTTTACAGCAAAAAGTACCGATCAGTACTATTTTAATTGTTGAAGGTTATTTAGATGTAATTGCCCTTGCTCAATTTGGTATTTCCAATGCTGTTGCAGCGCTTGGAACAGCCGCAAGCAGCTATCACATTCAATTATTAAGTAAGCACACCAAACAGGTGATATTTTGTTTTGATGGTGATGAAGCGGGTAGACAAGCTGCCTGGCGCGCTTTAGAAAATAGTTTACCTTTTCTAGATAATAATCTTGATGCGCGCTTCGTTTTTCTACCGGAGGGCCATGATCCAGATAGCTTAGTGCGCAGTGAGGGTAAAGAAAAATTCTTAGAGCGCTTAAGCCATGCTATTCCTCTAAGCCAGTATTTTTTCGATACCTTAGCTCAAACTATTGATATGCAAAGTGTCGCTGGCAGAAGCCAATTAATTAGTGAAGCAAAGCCCTTTCTATCAATTATGCCAGAAAGCACTTATAAGCAATTATTATTAGATGAACTGGCCTTGCGTACCCGAATAGAAAATCATCGCTTAAGCCAGATATTAACAGCTGAATCAATACCTTCACCTAAGATTCAAACAACCATTCATCGCTCACCATTACGTTTAGCGATTGCTCTACTATTACAGCATCCAGAAATTTATTCTTTGTGTAAAGATTACATTGATTTAGCAGCCCTAGACACAGGTGAACAGCATTTACTACAACAATTAATAAAACAAATTGCTGCCAATCCTAATACAAATACTGCTACACTAATTGAACAGTGGCGTAATACCGCTGTTTTTGATTCCTTTAATAAATTAGCAAGTTGGGAGCTTGAAATAGCAGAAAATGCCCTTACTACTGAATTTATTGATATACTTAACTTTATGCAAAAACAAAATTTAGAGCATAAAATTAATGAATATATTGAAAAATCTAGAAAACAAGGCTTAACTGAAACAGAACGATTACTCTTGCAAAAGTTGTTACAACAACGGCATCGAACGGCAACTGATAAAAAATAA
- a CDS encoding GatB/YqeY domain-containing protein codes for MSIKERINNDLKEAMRAKDQKLVGTLRLITAAIKQVEVDERITVADDRMLVILDRLAKQRKESISQFSNAGRDDLVAQEQYELEIISKYLPEPLSETEINLLIDEAIANNDAKHISDMGKVMNSLKPSLQGRADMSKVSALIKARLS; via the coding sequence ATGTCGATTAAAGAGCGCATTAATAATGACCTCAAAGAAGCAATGCGTGCTAAAGATCAAAAATTGGTTGGTACGCTACGCTTAATTACAGCTGCAATTAAACAAGTTGAAGTTGATGAGCGTATAACGGTTGCCGATGACCGTATGCTTGTCATTCTAGACAGACTTGCTAAACAGCGAAAAGAATCAATTTCTCAATTTAGTAACGCAGGTCGTGATGACTTAGTAGCTCAAGAACAATATGAGCTTGAGATTATCTCTAAATACTTGCCTGAACCTTTATCGGAAACAGAAATTAATTTATTAATTGATGAGGCCATTGCCAACAATGATGCAAAACATATCAGCGATATGGGGAAAGTGATGAATTCGCTTAAACCCTCTCTCCAGGGCCGTGCTGATATGAGTAAAGTAAGTGCCCTCATAAAGGCTAGGTTGAGCTAA
- the rpsU gene encoding 30S ribosomal protein S21 yields the protein MPTVRVKEGENPEYALRRFKRSCEKAGILTELRRREFYEKPTAERKRKQAAAVKRHLKKIARDVSNQRNAKRRRK from the coding sequence ATGCCCACCGTTCGTGTGAAAGAAGGTGAAAATCCAGAATACGCATTGCGTCGTTTTAAACGTTCTTGCGAAAAAGCAGGAATTTTGACTGAATTACGTCGTCGTGAATTTTATGAAAAGCCTACTGCTGAGCGTAAACGTAAACAAGCAGCTGCTGTTAAACGACACTTAAAGAAAATAGCACGTGACGTCTCTAACCAACGTAATGCTAAACGCAGACGAAAATAA
- the tsaD gene encoding tRNA (adenosine(37)-N6)-threonylcarbamoyltransferase complex transferase subunit TsaD: MRVLGIESSCDETGIAIYDSEKGLIAQALYSQIKMHQQYGGVVPELASRDHIKWLIPLINQTLAEANLKKSDLNAVAYTAGPGLVGALLVGACFAKSLAFSLGIPTIAVHHLEAHLLAALLETNALHFPFLVLLVSGGHTQLIEAKSLGNYQLLGDTLDDAVGEAFDKIAKLMGIPYPGGALLASLADEFALKKLTPGFPPFPRPMTDRPGLDFSFSGLKTHALTVWRKSKQDDQARAAIAYAFQQAIVDTLIIKCSRAVKQTNLQQLVVAGGVGANRTLRTALTTLMKDNQGEVFFPRFEYCTDNGAMVAFAGSLHLEQGKRDLDLAVNVKARWPLT, from the coding sequence ATGCGAGTATTGGGAATAGAATCCTCCTGTGATGAAACAGGCATTGCTATTTATGATTCAGAAAAAGGATTAATCGCCCAAGCCTTATATTCGCAGATTAAGATGCATCAACAATATGGTGGTGTTGTTCCTGAATTGGCATCACGTGACCATATTAAATGGCTTATCCCTTTAATTAATCAAACATTAGCAGAAGCAAATTTAAAGAAAAGTGATTTAAATGCAGTTGCCTATACGGCAGGCCCAGGATTAGTAGGAGCATTATTAGTTGGCGCCTGCTTTGCTAAAAGCTTAGCATTTAGTCTAGGCATACCCACCATTGCGGTTCATCATTTGGAAGCCCATTTATTAGCGGCTTTATTAGAAACAAATGCTTTGCATTTCCCATTTTTAGTTTTACTCGTTTCTGGTGGTCATACCCAATTAATAGAGGCAAAAAGCTTAGGTAATTATCAATTATTAGGCGATACGTTAGATGATGCCGTAGGCGAGGCTTTCGATAAAATAGCAAAATTAATGGGTATTCCTTATCCAGGTGGTGCCTTACTTGCAAGTCTTGCTGATGAATTTGCTCTCAAAAAGTTAACGCCTGGCTTTCCACCCTTTCCACGGCCAATGACAGATAGGCCTGGCCTCGATTTTAGTTTTAGTGGCTTAAAAACCCATGCTTTAACTGTTTGGCGAAAAAGCAAACAAGACGATCAGGCCCGAGCCGCAATAGCTTATGCCTTTCAACAAGCTATTGTGGATACTTTAATTATTAAATGTAGCCGAGCCGTCAAACAAACAAATTTGCAGCAATTAGTGGTAGCTGGAGGCGTTGGTGCAAATCGTACTTTGCGTACAGCACTAACAACATTAATGAAAGATAATCAAGGAGAAGTTTTTTTTCCACGCTTCGAGTACTGTACAGACAATGGTGCAATGGTTGCTTTTGCTGGCAGCTTACATTTAGAGCAGGGTAAACGAGATTTAGATTTAGCAGTTAATGTAAAAGCACGTTGGCCGCTAACTTAG
- the plsY gene encoding glycerol-3-phosphate 1-O-acyltransferase PlsY, whose protein sequence is MLGFLLFIIFVIFGYICGSFCSAIIVSRLFSLPDPRLEGSLNPGATNVLRLAGKKYAALVLVGDMLKGFIPVILARSLGLGPIITSFTCLAAVVGHMYPVFFKFQGGKGVATALGGLLGLSFVTGIATIVIWLIVANFTGYASLASIIALIFAPLYSILGFGSVDVFIPLFFMTFLIIYKHRNNINRLIDRDEPKLSFSKHRFSDVTEDIVVDEQVNQAFEEEEKTADIIIEDESANKPTEEPIYATADQQEDSASEPPSAAEQPIFTDPATPETVRTPKKKKKKSDNEPS, encoded by the coding sequence ATGCTAGGTTTTTTACTTTTTATAATTTTTGTCATTTTTGGTTATATCTGTGGCTCTTTTTGTTCAGCTATTATTGTAAGTCGACTTTTTTCTCTGCCTGATCCTCGATTAGAGGGTTCTTTAAATCCCGGCGCAACAAATGTTTTGCGACTTGCCGGTAAGAAATACGCAGCCTTAGTTTTAGTTGGGGATATGCTTAAAGGTTTTATTCCTGTTATTTTAGCTAGATCGCTAGGTTTAGGCCCTATCATTACCAGCTTTACTTGTCTTGCGGCAGTGGTAGGACATATGTATCCAGTATTTTTTAAATTTCAGGGTGGCAAAGGCGTAGCTACCGCACTAGGTGGTCTATTGGGATTAAGCTTTGTGACCGGTATTGCAACGATAGTAATTTGGCTTATTGTTGCTAATTTCACAGGTTATGCCTCTCTAGCTTCTATAATTGCACTAATTTTTGCGCCTCTTTATAGTATTTTAGGCTTTGGTAGTGTGGATGTTTTTATTCCTTTATTTTTTATGACGTTTCTTATTATCTATAAACATCGTAATAACATTAATCGGTTAATTGATCGAGACGAGCCTAAATTAAGCTTTTCTAAACACCGTTTTAGTGATGTTACTGAGGATATCGTTGTTGACGAGCAAGTTAATCAAGCATTTGAAGAAGAAGAAAAAACAGCCGATATCATTATAGAAGATGAATCTGCTAATAAGCCTACAGAAGAGCCAATCTATGCAACCGCAGATCAGCAAGAGGATTCAGCATCAGAGCCTCCAAGTGCTGCTGAACAACCTATCTTCACTGATCCTGCTACGCCTGAAACGGTAAGAACCCCGAAGAAAAAGAAAAAAAAGAGTGATAATGAACCATCTTAG
- the hemW gene encoding radical SAM family heme chaperone HemW: protein MLPTSLYIHIPWCIRKCPYCDFNSHKSPEILPEKNYIDALIADLKNDLTYFPKREIVSIFIGGGTPSLFSADAYNELLEQLQLYLSFAPDIEITLEANPGTVEQKRFQAYRQLGINRLSLGIQSFDPNHLRTLGRIHNDKQAHHAIEAARLAGFENINIDLMYGLPNQTIKQGMDDLEQAFKYQPEHLSWYQLTIEPNTVFYKKQPNLPNEEVTEELEQAGFQLLSEQGLTRYEISAFSKHNKTARHNLNYWLFGDYYGIGAGAHGKLTFNTEPIIYRTQKYRQPKDYLDPDKVFLVGKEKVSAETLLFEFMLNTTRLQQPIPNNLFTERTGLSFNVLAAKLHEAESKGLIKLSKDFWQVSELGRRYTNNLQALFLPA, encoded by the coding sequence ATGTTACCTACTTCGCTCTATATTCATATTCCCTGGTGTATTCGTAAATGTCCTTATTGTGATTTTAATTCCCATAAAAGCCCGGAAATTTTACCTGAAAAAAATTATATCGATGCATTAATTGCTGATTTAAAAAATGACTTAACTTATTTCCCCAAGCGAGAAATAGTATCTATTTTTATTGGCGGCGGAACGCCTAGTTTATTTTCAGCAGATGCTTATAACGAATTACTTGAACAACTGCAATTATACCTGTCATTCGCGCCAGACATTGAAATTACCTTAGAAGCTAATCCAGGAACAGTTGAGCAAAAACGCTTTCAAGCGTACCGGCAACTTGGTATTAATCGCTTATCACTTGGCATTCAAAGTTTCGACCCCAATCATTTACGTACCCTTGGGCGAATCCATAATGATAAACAAGCTCACCATGCTATTGAAGCGGCAAGACTGGCTGGTTTTGAAAATATTAATATTGACCTAATGTATGGCTTGCCAAATCAAACAATAAAACAAGGTATGGATGATTTAGAACAAGCATTTAAATATCAGCCAGAACACCTTTCTTGGTATCAATTAACTATCGAACCTAATACTGTTTTCTATAAAAAACAGCCTAATTTACCTAACGAAGAAGTGACTGAAGAATTAGAGCAGGCAGGGTTTCAGTTACTCAGCGAACAAGGCTTAACACGTTACGAAATCTCGGCCTTTAGCAAACATAACAAAACAGCACGCCATAATCTTAATTATTGGTTATTTGGCGATTATTATGGGATAGGTGCGGGTGCGCATGGTAAATTAACGTTTAATACAGAGCCTATTATTTACCGTACACAAAAATACCGGCAACCTAAAGATTATCTAGATCCTGATAAAGTATTTTTAGTAGGTAAAGAAAAAGTATCGGCTGAAACTTTATTATTTGAATTTATGTTAAATACTACTCGCTTACAACAACCTATACCTAATAACCTTTTTACTGAAAGAACGGGCCTTTCATTTAACGTTTTAGCAGCTAAATTACACGAGGCTGAAAGTAAAGGTTTAATTAAATTATCGAAGGATTTTTGGCAAGTAAGTGAACTAGGTCGACGTTATACTAATAATTTACAAGCCCTATTCTTGCCTGCTTAA
- the nudE gene encoding ADP compounds hydrolase NudE — protein sequence MTVEKRQKPICKKRTIVAKTKVFTIEQLQLHFSNGEERIYERVGGQNSAGAVLIVAITADDNLLLVREYGAGVDDYTLAFPKGVIEPGEEAIVAANRELQEEVGFAAKELCWLKSMSLSPGYFTSHTELVLARDLYLSSLPGDEPEPIEVVKWPLADYDKLLNDPTFSEARSIAALFLIKQWLERKNND from the coding sequence GTGACAGTAGAAAAAAGACAAAAACCTATTTGTAAAAAAAGAACAATAGTAGCTAAAACGAAAGTGTTTACTATTGAGCAACTACAATTACATTTTTCAAATGGTGAAGAACGTATTTATGAGCGTGTTGGAGGTCAGAATAGTGCAGGAGCAGTTTTAATTGTTGCTATCACAGCTGATGATAATCTTTTATTAGTACGGGAATATGGCGCCGGTGTAGATGACTATACACTTGCATTTCCTAAAGGCGTTATTGAGCCAGGTGAAGAGGCGATCGTTGCAGCTAATCGAGAATTACAAGAAGAAGTTGGTTTTGCAGCAAAAGAACTTTGTTGGCTAAAATCAATGTCGTTATCTCCTGGCTACTTTACCTCCCATACTGAATTGGTGTTAGCGCGTGATCTTTACTTAAGTTCATTACCGGGTGATGAGCCTGAGCCTATTGAAGTAGTTAAATGGCCATTAGCTGATTATGACAAGCTATTAAATGATCCAACTTTTTCAGAAGCGCGCAGTATTGCTGCGTTATTTTTAATTAAACAATGGTTAGAAAGGAAAAACAATGACTAA
- a CDS encoding malate dehydrogenase yields MTNRVKVAVTGGAGQIGYALLFRIASGQMFGPNTEVELQLLELEQALPALNGVAMELDDCAFPLLKRIVCTANLNEAMNGVNWALLVGSVPRKQGMERSDLLQINGGIFTKQGQAINDNAADDVRVFVVGNPCNTNCLIAMHHAKDIPNDRFFAMTTLDELRAKTQLAKRANVDVTAVTNMTIWGNHSSTQYPDFYNAKINGQSAATVINDEAWLKETFVSTVQQRGAAILKARGLSSAASAANAVIQGVSNLINDTNSNDSYSMCRSSQGEYGVDKDLIFSFPCRTEQGKSIVVEGLEHNDYGRSKFDATLNELREEREMVKSLGLLDD; encoded by the coding sequence ATGACTAATCGAGTTAAAGTTGCCGTAACCGGCGGAGCTGGCCAAATTGGCTACGCTTTATTATTTCGTATTGCTTCAGGCCAAATGTTTGGGCCTAATACTGAAGTTGAATTGCAACTACTTGAACTTGAGCAAGCACTGCCTGCTTTAAATGGAGTGGCAATGGAACTTGATGACTGTGCTTTTCCTTTATTAAAACGTATCGTTTGCACAGCAAATTTAAATGAAGCAATGAATGGTGTTAATTGGGCTTTATTGGTTGGCTCAGTACCCCGTAAACAGGGTATGGAGCGATCAGATTTACTACAAATAAATGGTGGTATTTTCACAAAACAGGGCCAAGCGATTAATGATAATGCCGCTGATGATGTACGCGTGTTTGTGGTTGGTAACCCTTGTAATACTAATTGCCTAATTGCCATGCATCATGCAAAAGATATTCCTAATGATCGTTTTTTTGCTATGACTACCTTAGATGAATTAAGGGCAAAAACACAATTAGCGAAACGTGCTAATGTTGATGTTACCGCAGTTACTAATATGACTATTTGGGGTAATCATTCATCAACCCAATATCCGGATTTTTATAATGCTAAAATTAATGGCCAGTCAGCTGCTACTGTCATTAATGACGAAGCCTGGTTAAAAGAAACATTTGTTTCAACAGTGCAACAGCGGGGCGCTGCTATCCTCAAAGCGCGAGGCCTTTCTTCAGCTGCTTCTGCTGCAAATGCTGTTATTCAAGGAGTAAGTAATTTAATTAATGATACCAATTCAAATGATTCATACTCGATGTGTCGCAGCTCGCAAGGTGAATATGGCGTAGATAAAGATTTAATTTTCTCTTTTCCATGCCGCACAGAACAAGGAAAATCAATTGTAGTTGAAGGGCTTGAACATAATGATTATGGCCGTAGTAAATTTGATGCTACGCTAAATGAACTACGTGAAGAAAGAGAAATGGTAAAATCACTAGGTTTATTGGATGATTAA